TTTCATTAGTGATGAATTTGACTTTACAATTTGGAGACAgaattaaactgcatttaaatatacttaagtgcatttttaaaatggatATTGTACTTTATAATTTAATCTCatgtatatttaaattttgtctcaattttgtgctcaaaatataaacatgaaattaaatttttgatGAAATTATTAATAGAAAAATACTATATACTGTTTGTCCAAGTGCATTTTAATAGTGTCTCAAAATACTACTATAGTCAAATGCATTAAATCTATTTAAGTTTATTAAATTTAACACATCTAAAGTAAACTTAACTGTTAAATCAAcctaaaatctataaaaattatatttacagtgctttatacatacatatggaactaattttaatatatttcctTAAGTATGATCAGTGTATTAATTACAATCTAattaaaatgtacttaaaactaaggcaaaatacatttttcaatgCATATTAGTATAAAAAGATTAAGTTAAGTATGttttagtgcattttaaaaatgattctaaatACTACAGTCTGGTCCACTAAATTGTGTTTAAGTTTAACTTTGCTGGCTTAGTTTAGCCATTTCAATACATGTAGAAAATAACCTTTTTAGTGCATTAATCATGAGCTCATGGAAGTATACTGAGTGTATTTAAATTTACTTAAAAGCACTTTTTCTTTAACCTGGAAACCTTGATGATGTCATAAAGATGTTGTCAGGGTAACCTCAGCTTGGGTTTGGAGACTATGTCATGAATTAAGGGTGTGgagaaataatacatttaaaaaaaaaaaaaaaagctgctaaaCAATTAGGATCTAATGAAAAAAGTTTGCCGTTATTATGTGAAACCAGggttattggaattttattaGATATTCTAGAGACTAAAAGTCGGTTTACTGGAGCCTCCTGCTCTTTGGATTTTACTGATTCttttttatctctttctctttttagtCCCTGGGCTTTATGAAAGTGCAATAATAAATCACTGGAGTGAGCCTTTAAAGTGGACACCACACAGTGCAGCTAAAACGGAGCACTTGGGGGCTTTCTTTCtcagaatgatgatgatgatgatgatgatgatgatgatgatgatgatgatgatgatgatgatgatgatgatgatgatgatgatgatgtgctgcaggtattttcccagatgatgatgataaattGCAGATTAGAAAATAACTACTTCTACCTCTAATGGCTCCTGTTTAGTatctcaacaaaaaaaatgacagatgcATTAAACACACAGTGCACCAGCTACAGAAAATGAGCCTTCAGACTGGAAACACCATCAGTGAGGTTTCCAGCAGCTAAActtggcagcagcagcttcatgaCTTCAGATGAGGTTAAATATGCGTTTTATTCACaagtaaaaacagcaaacattcaGAACACAAACTCTGCTTTTTGATATAGTAGCAAGCTGTTGCGTTTATGGGCCTTGATGTGGCTGCTGTGCCTGTTTCACTTTGATCAGTCTGACTGGAGGTTTACAGCATGAGGTGTAAGAAATGAACCAGAATGAGAAGAAATCAGCTGAATTAAAATCCACCGCTGCTGTCCTCCTGTGTAACTTACTGCTTTAGATGGGGGGGAGATgttggaagaagaagaagaagaggggggTTTGTTTAAGCACAAAGTCATTGATTGTCACAGCAGAGGAAGCACTGCTCCAGAGCGGCTATGTGTTGCATGCCTCACCGGGGAAAATGTCTTCGTACGCGGGCGGCAGTTCACTGGGGATCGGGAAGGAGAAGGGGAAGCAGTGGTTGAGCTCCGGGTCCGAGGGCGAGTATCCGGGCAGCTCGATGGACGGGTGTCCCCCACTCTGCACCTCGGCTCCCGTCTcatcaaacacagtaaaaaccCCCAGGTTGATGTAAGACACCGGCTGGAAATCCGCCGAGGAGCAGTCCCGCTCCTCGCTGAACAGGATGGCTCCTGCGCCCCGCCGCTGGCACTGGCGGCTCCTAGAAAACTGCGCCGTTTTGTACCTCTTGATGATCACCAGGTTGATGAGCCCCAGCACACACTCCAAAGTGCTGAGAACAGTGGAGATGACCAGACTCCGCTGGTAATCCCTCAGCTGCTCGCAGGCAGGGTTCACAACCACAGAGTGGAAGCAGTAATGGGAATATTTCCTCTCCACCAGGGAAGCCGTGTCTCCGTCCACCACCGCGCCGGAGAAGGCGGTGAGGACCCCCAGCAAGAAGACCACAACACCGAGCAGAAAGAAATTCCTGCAGCCGGGCTTCTCCATGCAACAGAGCAGCGCGGAGCCCAGCAGCACCTGGCCGATGCCCACAAGTAGCCCGGAGTAGAAAGCTCCGGCCGCGGCGCCGAGGTGGAAATGCGCCTTCACCGTAGATCCCAGCGAGACGCATCTTATTCCAACGACAACTTCGCTCAGGGCGCACACGAAGAGGAGGGTGCTGGAGAACACGGTGCACAGTCCTTTCCCACTCAACTTCATTATATTCCACCTCTGCCGCTCTCGATCCCTCTCCCCCCTTCTTCATCCTCCCTCGTCTCCTCTGGAAACACTCTCACATCGGGACATCATCTGCCGGTGACTCCTCCGGTTCAGAGCGGGCGATCCTCGCCGCTGCGGCGTCTCTCTCGCATCCCCGccgctttttttttcttacaagaaTTTATAAATAATTAATGGCAACAACGCGCTCCTCTTCTGCACTTATCGATAATCCGTAGAAAAGAAACACTGATCACTTTTACCCCAGATCACCTCACCGCGCCATCGCACTCCCAAAGCGCTCTGCTGACCAAAACTTTAGATTTTGTGCGTTTTTCTGCCTCCAGAGCGGAGAGTCTCAGCTGCTGTCCGTCAAGTCACCGGGTTGAGATGCTGTGTGCTGGTTTTGTggcggcggaggaggaggaggaggctgcttCATCCGGAGAGGCTGGTGGCTTCTGTTGACCAATGACCGGTGACCCACAGGCCTCCAAACACTCCTACAGGGAGCAGAAATGCGCCACGTAGGGACTTTAAGGCGGTGGGTGAACGACTTTTCGTGTTAGTCACCAGGAACATTAATTTCTTTCACACAGCCTCGTAGTAAAATCAGTTTGGTAGCAGTGAGCTGGGAGGGATTTCGTTTGTGCCACTATTTCTGTGGGGTTTCAGCTCTCTCctacatatattatatacaaGCTGGATACAACATATGAAGTGTCTGTGTCATCCTTGCATCATTTCTCATCAGGGTTTCTGTTGTCAGCTGGATCTTTCTGGAAACCTCCAACCAAAGCATCAGTAACACCGGAGGAGGCTGTGCGCTGTCCGCGGTGCTGAAGCGTCCAGCTCCGGCCAGATGGCAGCTGACTGGACTCCACAGCATCCATTCCTCACTGCCAACGcactaaaaatgtacattttagtacAAATAAACTGTACTTGTCACTTTATATTTAAAACAGATTCAGTAACATGTTGTGTAGGCGAGACCTGCAGTCTGTTTTTTTGGTTCAGAGCCCAAATGACCTTGGCATGGTGGAGATGGAACCACATCAACCAGAGAGAAAAATCCCAAGAACTATCACCGGGTGACTTGCTGTTTAGAAGCAGACTTTTAGTTCCAAAACAAACGCAGAAGGACATACCGTGTGAGTCATCCAGTGCTGTAATTCCGAGTAGAAGCTAGCCCACAGCCCACAGTCTAAAAGTAAATGTTTGAGTGTGAAGTCCAATATGGTTCctattaaaagacaaacagagcaGGCAGATGAAAGGGATATTCCATTAATTCCTCAGCTTAAAATGTGTTAGAGAACATTTCAGAGATTTCATTTGGTTCCAAATCGTATTCAGTATTCAGCCTTTACTTCATGTGGAGAACAAGATTACTGTATCACCTCATCGAAACTGCAGTATTTCTAACTTGACAGCTATAACCTCTTACAGATAGTAGATCAAGACTGTAGCAAAAATAAAGCCCCCAAAGTAGAAATTCAATGCAACAATAGTGAATACATCCGTAATCACTCACACAAAAGTTACCTGTAATCACTGAAAGTTGAGTAAAGCTATGACTTCCTGTTAACCTAATTGAATAAACATGGTTATAAAGTTAGCTGTGAATAGCAGAACTTTGTCCTTGTTGGATCTTTATGCTGTTTATCTACATGTcagcatcatggctccacatgtaAAAGAATTGCAAGAGGAACTGGAAACATCTTTTTAGGAGTCTTTACAAAGATGTAAAAGAACACAAGAAGATAATCAGTTGAAACACAGCCACAACAGTAATCAGAAGGTATAGAATGAGCcttagtaccactaatcagctCTGCGGTGGTCATCCTCCTAAAATGACGCCATGGACAGCAGGTTGCTTGCAGAACCAGATCTTTAGTGagagctcagacagtgtgaaggactcTGAATAACGTCCATCTATGTGGATGGTGTGCGGGAGAAAATCTTGATTACTCCTCTGCATAGAACTAGAACATTAAACTTTGCTAAAGCACATGAAGAGGGGCCGAATGAAAATTGGAAGCACATTCTTTGACTGGATAAGACCCAGATAAACTTGTTCAGCTCAGATGCTTGGTGTGAACCTGCTCAGAATAActgcagtgaatgcatagtcctcaCAGTGACACACAGAGGTGGGGATATGATGATATTGGGCTGCAATAGTGCAAATGGTGTTGAGAAGATGACATTGGAGGATGGATTTTCCAAGATACTGGCTGAGAAGTTGACTCCCAGTCAGCAGAAGTTTAGCAGAATAGAATATTCCTACATGATAATgatacaaaacacacagctaaaatcaCATAAGCATTTCTATTGATGAAAGAACTGGAAACTATCACCTGAGCCAGTTGTGTGTAATGTACATACACTCATACATCAACAGAGATGAGTAAAATAACTATGCTAAGCAGCTTCAattctaaaatgtttaaaagttcaaAGCGAATATTATTAGAACACTATTTAACCGAACTGAAAGTGCTACgtcagccctattcaattagcggcccgcgggccacatgcggcccgaaagcaaccctcgagtggccctaaagcaactgccgagtgattgggacttgggtccgagaaaaactgaaaaacatctttcagtaacactgacaagttactacaaaaattccaacattattgcaaacattgaatgcaacacataccgtaacctagcaactaacccacaatgcattgcgTTGAGGAgccgcgtttgaaaagttagcattagcagttctatacaggcgaaaatagcagcatgtctttttctatcctgaaacgacaaatcggcgaggaaaaccgtcggtttaatcctgcgtggactgacaagtatttatttatttaccaccaagtccgaacgccaaaccaatgcgtttactctgcaacgagtgctttgcagcgctgaaagattataatgtccgaagacaccacattgaaaaaacatgccgcgtttcggacaaactttcccgagggatgtcatgagagagcggctataattcagagtttgactgcatcttacaaccggagctgtactacaatgaagcggacttgcacagctcaggaaagggccacgaaaaagaggctgttcacagactcagaaactgtgaaggactgcatgttggctgtcgtggatgaagttttaacggacgataaagttaagacgagtgtgacatctgctatcaaacaggtctgacacgtcaaacattctcgccacagatgtcttcgagacatggtaagtgcaacaaagcagcgtgctgtagcagacactaaaggtagttttatgtatttatatgactattttctggtcacttattagaagtttaatatttaagaaacacattttgttttgacagttatttcacttagttgcactttattatgcactttgatgtcatcTTTACttcatttcaaagggatagtaactatcactgtgcctactgtttatttttttgattatatgcactgaagatgtgactgtctcagatgagaccaaatatggacagggacaaactcagttttttgttatttcaaaagaagaaaaatgtctcaagttctgaaaagttactgttaagcaagttactttttaatgcactttgagatgtgaccaaaacaaaagatggtgtttctaatcagcacttagtttttatattcatatgcaccttaacctgtgcttatatttccctatcaaaatgtgttgaagttgtgtgtttg
This Amphiprion ocellaris isolate individual 3 ecotype Okinawa chromosome 13, ASM2253959v1, whole genome shotgun sequence DNA region includes the following protein-coding sequences:
- the LOC118470107 gene encoding transmembrane protein 271-like, which gives rise to MKLSGKGLCTVFSSTLLFVCALSEVVVGIRCVSLGSTVKAHFHLGAAAGAFYSGLLVGIGQVLLGSALLCCMEKPGCRNFFLLGVVVFLLGVLTAFSGAVVDGDTASLVERKYSHYCFHSVVVNPACEQLRDYQRSLVISTVLSTLECVLGLINLVIIKRYKTAQFSRSRQCQRRGAGAILFSEERDCSSADFQPVSYINLGVFTVFDETGAEVQSGGHPSIELPGYSPSDPELNHCFPFSFPIPSELPPAYEDIFPGEACNT